The following proteins are co-located in the Pan troglodytes isolate AG18354 chromosome 5, NHGRI_mPanTro3-v2.0_pri, whole genome shotgun sequence genome:
- the LOC129144421 gene encoding mediator of RNA polymerase II transcription subunit 29-like, whose protein sequence is MASSGPWGSFLTTAFPGPVFPFRWPLRAQNLLKSASPDPLAPSGHPLRAQLFFLVASPGPTPASQQPLWTQCLPISWRPWSAHSFLKPSSPGPGQASQWPLQDELLPSDGISRPQMVSGRWAPPRQAWASRRPPQAQVVLKSASPGPASQQVSKLFWLNSCPAPNRLCRPRTFSSQALRAHFLPPGGLYGPSTGWRTASAGPALASQGPLQAQLLPPRRPPGAKSLPASQQPACGPAPPSRWPVDAHPPTRTEVSMSPLPHTGPSHAERGQCEPLASHRPLPR, encoded by the exons ATGGCCTCTTCAGGCCCATGGggctcattcctcacaacggccttTCCAGGCCCAGTTTTTCCCTTCCGGTGGCCTCTCCGGGCCCAGAACCTCCTCAAGTcggcctctccagacccacttgcACCCTCTGGGCAtcctctccgggcccagctcttcTTCCTGGTTGCGTCTCCAGGCCCGACTCCTGCCTCTCAACAACCTCTTTGGACTCAGTGCCTACCCATCTCCTGGCGGCCTTGGTCGgcccacagcttcctcaagccaagctccccaggcccaggtcaggcctcacagtggcctctccaggatgagctcctgccctccgatggcatctccaggccccaaatggtctccggtcggtgggctcctccacgccaagcttgggcctcccggcgaccGCCGCAGGCCCAAGTTGTCCTGAAGTCGGCCTCTCCCGGCCCTGCCTCCCAGCAAGtaagcaagctcttttggctcaactcctgcccagctcccaaccgcctttgtaggccccgaactttctccagccaagctctgagggcccacttcctgccTCCTGGTGGCCTGTACGGGCCTAGCACTGGTTGGAGAACAGCGTCTGCAGGCCCCGcccttgcctcccaggggcctctccaggcccagctcttgccACCACGGCGGCCTCCCGgggccaagtccctgcctgcctcccagcagcccgcgtgcggcccagctcctccctcacggtggcctgttgatgccca ccctcccacgcggaCAGAGGTCAGcatgagccccttgcctcacaccggcccctcccacgctgagagaggtcagtgtgagccccttgcctcacaccggcccctcccacgctga